The nucleotide sequence CATGCTCGAGGCCGGCGAGGCGGACAATGTGATTTCGCGCACGGCGAAAATCACCGGCACGGTGCGCACGCTCGATCCGGATGTGCAGGATTTCATTGAAGCCAAGCTCAATGAGATGGTGCCTCAGTTTGCAAAGAGTTTTGGCGCCGAGGCGAGCATCCGCTACGTGCGCGGCTATCCGGTGACGGTCAACAGCGAGCGGGAAACCGCCTTTGCTGCGGATGTGGCGCGCGACGTTGTGGGTGAAGAGCGCGTGGACGACGACGTCGCGCCATCGCTGGGCGGGGAGGATTTCTCCTTCCTGCTGCAGGAGCGCCCCGGCGCCTATATTTTTCTCGGCAATGGCAATTCGAGCGAACTGCACACCGACACCTATGATTTCAACGACGACGCGATTCCGGTGGGCGTGAGCTATTGGGCGCGGCTGGTGGAAAAGGCCCTGCCGGTGGGGTGAGGTTTTTTGGGGGCGAAGAGACCCCCTCCCGAGCGCCGCTAGGGTCCTTGGACCCAAGCTCTGCTTGCCCTCCCCTCAAGGGGGAGGGTGGGATCGTGGTTGTGGCACGTTTTGCCAACATGGCTGGTGTTTGGCGTTGTCTAACCCATACACCGCAGTCACCCTCCCCCTTTGGAGAGGGCCAGGGAGGGGGACTTTCTGTGCCACCACGCACTCTCTGGAACACAGGCTGGAACGCTGACAGAGTGCATTGATCGCTAATCCCTGATACGAGGGGACATGTCGCAGCTGGCGCGCAGGCTGAGGAAGAACCCTACACCGGCGGAAATCCGGTTCTGGCGATTGATCGCGCCGCTTCGAACCCGTCATCACTTTCGCAAGCAAGTCCCGATGGTGCGCTATGTGGTCGACTTTGCCAGCCACTCAGCCAAGCTGATCGTCGAGATCGACGGCGACAGCCATTATCTTGGTGATGGGCAGCGTCGCGACGCCGCGCGGGATGCGGTTTTGGGCGAGCATGGCTATCGCGTGTTGCGGTTCACCAATGATGAGGTGATGCATAGCGCTGAAGGCGTTTATCTGGCGCTGGCCAGAGCGCTGGGGGAAGCGGATTGAGGACGGAAGCCCCCCTCCCGAGCGTCGATTGGGTCCGTTGGACCCAAGCTTTGCTTGCCCTCCCCTCAAGGGGAGGGTGGGATCGTGGTTGTTGCACGCTTTGCGAAACAGTGTTGCTGGCGTTTTCTCGTCCACCCACTGCAGTCACCCTCCCCCTCGAGGGGAGGGCCAGGGAGGGGGGGCTTTCTTGATCCTGGTGCTACGGCCACAAGCCCACTCCTAAAATCCAAGATAGCTCTTTGAATGTTGGGCGAACATGGGCAGGGTGGCGGGGCCTTTCCTGCCAGTTTCTGTGCCATGCCCCGCCCTGCCCTTTCTGATTTTTATTCCTTTGTCCTGACGCTGGGACTGGCGACGCTTGGTGGCGGGGCCGCGACGATGCTGGGCTTGCCAGCGGGGTGGCTTATGGGGTCGGCGCTGGCGGTGACGCTGGCGGCGATGATGGGCCTGCCGATCCGGATGCCGAACTGGCTGCGGGATGTGATTTTCGTTCTGATCGGCATGTCGATGGGCGCGAGCGTGGCGCCGGACAGCCTGTCGCTGCTGGCGAGCTGGCCGATCAGTCTTGCGGCGCTGGCGATCGAGCTGGTGATCATTATTGCCGCGACCGGCTGGATGCTGACGCGGCTTTTCGGGCTCGATGCAGGGACGGCTTATCTCAGCTCGTTTCCGGGGCATTTGTCGCTGGTCCTCGGCATTGCGGCCAGCGGGGTGGGCAATCCACGGCAGATCGTCATTATTCAGGTGATCCGCATTTTCATGCTGACCATTGCCGTGCCGGTGATGGCGATGTTCCTGCCGCTGGGGGACGGCCTCGCGCAAGTGTCGATGGGCGTGATGAGCCCGGTGCAGCTGATCCTGCTCGCGGCGGGGTGTGTCGCCGTGGGGCTGGTGTTCAACAAACTGAAAATTCCGGCGGGGAT is from Devosia sp. SD17-2 and encodes:
- a CDS encoding endonuclease domain-containing protein — translated: MSQLARRLRKNPTPAEIRFWRLIAPLRTRHHFRKQVPMVRYVVDFASHSAKLIVEIDGDSHYLGDGQRRDAARDAVLGEHGYRVLRFTNDEVMHSAEGVYLALARALGEAD
- a CDS encoding AbrB family transcriptional regulator, yielding MLGEHGQGGGAFPASFCAMPRPALSDFYSFVLTLGLATLGGGAATMLGLPAGWLMGSALAVTLAAMMGLPIRMPNWLRDVIFVLIGMSMGASVAPDSLSLLASWPISLAALAIELVIIIAATGWMLTRLFGLDAGTAYLSSFPGHLSLVLGIAASGVGNPRQIVIIQVIRIFMLTIAVPVMAMFLPLGDGLAQVSMGVMSPVQLILLAAGCVAVGLVFNKLKIPAGMVLGAMAAATVAKLGGLYVETMPEPLMVITFVLTGVLIGSRFVGITRSEFLSAAKGGLIATAMTVGICTAITLVVAQFVDMPFGQIWLGLAPGAIEGMGALGIALGYDTAFIAAHHVVRLLMLSFAIPTVVMLVRWQEKAAQNRKAGGSPDPKGS